From Mytilus edulis chromosome 8, xbMytEdul2.2, whole genome shotgun sequence, one genomic window encodes:
- the LOC139486415 gene encoding chromosome partition protein Smc-like, producing the protein MFILISICSLLLSVESFLVDKPPNVGGQPVLSGQYLTVTTYFEDKKLQQQETLRQRQDTDKLRHDTDQKLALLASQLQQKFDNLEQTLVDERKLNKTKEDLLLLEQKYHTLEQNHKYLNQEHSTLLKKYSVLENEIIAITNKTKHAEEKDIYQESFNNGIDMRIQMQVEELNTIKNKSLEVEKEVLSLKQLASIKPLNAINVIQQTVNTLASQTNSLRVNEQARSQDFLALFNMTVDTKKTLAEFSKNVNSQIQELGYNQSVSLVAIEHNMTSELYAFRIIQNKTLVDIKSMVRDAENRSNGTLASLQNQISQSVEKVAMTAIVSTDVTLSAGSIVKFPDVRFSKGMGDLSTFKSTGEFKCGKSGLYIVSVTIEFNYNGSEFYIYVNGSVLTKNTKNQQSQWWQSSLAVTAIELNMNDIVWVQIGIHSTSVRANFHSHLTIIKIH; encoded by the exons ATGTTCATTCTAATTTCAATTTGTTCTCTTTTATTAAGTGTGGAAAGTTTCTTGGTGGATAAGCCGCCAAATGTTGGAGGCCAGCCTGTCTTGTCAGGTCAATATCTTACCGTTACCACATACTTTGAAGACAAGAAGCTGCAGCAACAGGAAACACTCCGACAACGACAGGACACGGATAAATTACGGCATGACACGGACCAAAAGCTTGCTTTACTAGCATCACAGCTTCAGCAGAAATTCGACAATCTCGAACAAACGCTTGTGGATGAGAGAAAGCTCAACAAAACAAAGGAAGATCTACTCCTTCTAGAACAGAAATACCACACACTTGAACAAAATCACAAATACTTGAACCAAGAACATTCTACGCTACTGAAGAAGTATTCCGTGTTAGAAAATGAAATTATCgcaataacaaacaaaacaaaacatgccGAGGAAAAAGATATATATCAAGAAAGTTTCAATAATGGGATTGACATGCGCATCCAAATGCAGGTAGAGGaattaaacacaattaaaaataaaagtctAGAGGTTGAAAAAGAAGTACTGTCTTTAAAACAGTTGGCAAGCATAAAACCCCTGAATGCAATAAACGTTATACAACAGACCGTTAATACTTTGGCAAGTCAAACTAATTCCTTAAGAGTAAACGAACAGGCACGGAGTCAGGATTTTCTTGCTTTGTTCAATATGACTGTCGATACAAAGAAAACTTTGGCCGAATTTAGTAAAAATGTGAACAGTCAAATTCAGGAACTTGGATATAATCAGTCTGTGTCGTTAGTCGCAATTGAACATAATATGACTAGTGAGTTGTATGCCTTTCggataattcaaaacaaaacGTTAGTGGATATCAAAAGCATGGTACGTGATGCTGAGAATCGTTCAAACGGGACACTTGCTTCGCTACAAAACCAAATTAGTCAAAGTGTTGAAAAAG tTGCCATGACAGCTATCGTATCAACCGATGTAACATTATCCGCTGGAAGTATTGTGAAGTTTCCGGATGTTAGATTCAGTAAAGGAATGGGTGATTTGTCAACCTTTAAAAGCACGGGAGAATTCAAATGTGGTAAAAGTGGCTTGTACATTGTGTCCGTTACAATCGAGTTTAATTATAACGGTAGTGAATTCTATATTTACGTCAATGGTAGCGTACTCACTAAGAATACTAAAAACCAACAGAGTCAGTGGTGGCAATCATCTTTAGCAGTTACAGCGATTGAACTTAATATGAATGATATTGTGTGGGTACAGATTGGTATTCATAGTACTTCTGTACGTGCAAATTTCCATTCACATTTAACAATTATCAAGATACACTAG